A window of the Oncorhynchus kisutch isolate 150728-3 linkage group LG12, Okis_V2, whole genome shotgun sequence genome harbors these coding sequences:
- the LOC109900968 gene encoding galectin-3 isoform X2, whose product MELSDALCGCSSSGSTPQGSNSIWPSQNQTGGPAWPAQPTQPPSCWPGQPNTPCWPGPQPSQPAQASAQNWPGPQPQPPQPAPSHPCQPCWPGPQPPQFQPQPPQPQPQPQPQPAPQPFQPTASAPASSQVPSQPSAPRWPVTQGLIPGVNPGSGWPFSPGQSGWPGQNPGGFTPAPQWTPTPAGRLSVPYNLNLQRGIYDKMMITIMGRVKPNAKQFTVNFVRGNDIAFHLNPRFNDGGKQAVVRNTMVGERWGKEERHTQGGFPFMAGQSFEMKILVTFEEFKVAVNGAQLFEFKHRVRELNQIDRINILQDVILTYVNVDTIP is encoded by the exons ATGGAA CTCTCTGATGCTCTGTGTGGCTGTTCGTCCTCTGGTTCTACCCCCCAGGGCAGCAACAGCAtctggcccagccagaaccaaACAGGGGGTCCTGCCTGGCCGGCACAGCCCACCCAGCCCCCATCTTGCTGGCCTGGGCAACCCAACACCCCCTGCTGGCCTGGGCCACAACCATCCCAACCAGCTCAAGCTTCAGCCCAAAACTGGCCTGGTCCCCAACCACAACCACCCCAAccagccccatcccatccctgccAGCCATGCTGGCCTGGACCCCAGCCTCCCCAATTCCAGCCCCAGCCTCCCCAACCCCAGCCGCAGCCCCAACCTCAGCCTGCACCCCAGCCTTTTCAACCTACAGCTTCAGCCCCGGCTTCTTCCCAAGTCCCCAGCCAACCTAGTGCCCCAAGGTGGCCGGTTACCCAAGGCCTTATCCCAGGTGTTAACCCAGGGTCTGGATGGCCTTTCAGCCCTGGTCAGTCTGGTTGGCCTGGTCAGAATCCAGGTGGCTTTACACCTGCTCCACAGTGGACTCCAACGCCAGCTGGACGTCTG AGCGTGCCCTACAACCTGAACCTACAAAGAGGCATCTACGACAAGATGATGATCACCATCATGGGCCGGGTCAAACCAAATGCTAAGCA GTTCACAGTGAACTTTGTGCGAGGTAATGACATTGCCTTCCACCTCAACCCTCGGTTCAACGACGGGGGCAAGCAGGCAGTGGTGAGGAACACTATGGTGGGAGAGCGctgggggaaggaggagaggcacACACAGGGAGGATTCCCCTTCATGGCTGGACAGTCCTTCGAG ATGAAGATTCTGGTTACGTTTGAGGAGTTCAAGGTGGCTGTGAACGGAGCTCAGCTGTTTGAGTTCAAACACCGCGTCAGAGAACTCAACCAGATCGATCGCATCAACATCCTCCAGGATGTCATCCTCACCTACGTCAACGTAGACACAATACCATGA
- the LOC109900968 gene encoding galectin-3 isoform X3, protein MEGSNSIWPSQNQTGGPAWPAQPTQPPSCWPGQPNTPCWPGPQPSQPAQASAQNWPGPQPQPPQPAPSHPCQPCWPGPQPPQFQPQPPQPQPQPQPQPAPQPFQPTASAPASSQVPSQPSAPRWPVTQGLIPGVNPGSGWPFSPGQSGWPGQNPGGFTPAPQWTPTPAGRLSVPYNLNLQRGIYDKMMITIMGRVKPNAKQFTVNFVRGNDIAFHLNPRFNDGGKQAVVRNTMVGERWGKEERHTQGGFPFMAGQSFEMKILVTFEEFKVAVNGAQLFEFKHRVRELNQIDRINILQDVILTYVNVDTIP, encoded by the exons ATGGAA GGCAGCAACAGCAtctggcccagccagaaccaaACAGGGGGTCCTGCCTGGCCGGCACAGCCCACCCAGCCCCCATCTTGCTGGCCTGGGCAACCCAACACCCCCTGCTGGCCTGGGCCACAACCATCCCAACCAGCTCAAGCTTCAGCCCAAAACTGGCCTGGTCCCCAACCACAACCACCCCAAccagccccatcccatccctgccAGCCATGCTGGCCTGGACCCCAGCCTCCCCAATTCCAGCCCCAGCCTCCCCAACCCCAGCCGCAGCCCCAACCTCAGCCTGCACCCCAGCCTTTTCAACCTACAGCTTCAGCCCCGGCTTCTTCCCAAGTCCCCAGCCAACCTAGTGCCCCAAGGTGGCCGGTTACCCAAGGCCTTATCCCAGGTGTTAACCCAGGGTCTGGATGGCCTTTCAGCCCTGGTCAGTCTGGTTGGCCTGGTCAGAATCCAGGTGGCTTTACACCTGCTCCACAGTGGACTCCAACGCCAGCTGGACGTCTG AGCGTGCCCTACAACCTGAACCTACAAAGAGGCATCTACGACAAGATGATGATCACCATCATGGGCCGGGTCAAACCAAATGCTAAGCA GTTCACAGTGAACTTTGTGCGAGGTAATGACATTGCCTTCCACCTCAACCCTCGGTTCAACGACGGGGGCAAGCAGGCAGTGGTGAGGAACACTATGGTGGGAGAGCGctgggggaaggaggagaggcacACACAGGGAGGATTCCCCTTCATGGCTGGACAGTCCTTCGAG ATGAAGATTCTGGTTACGTTTGAGGAGTTCAAGGTGGCTGTGAACGGAGCTCAGCTGTTTGAGTTCAAACACCGCGTCAGAGAACTCAACCAGATCGATCGCATCAACATCCTCCAGGATGTCATCCTCACCTACGTCAACGTAGACACAATACCATGA
- the LOC109900968 gene encoding galectin-3 isoform X1: MRVPFLSHQLSDALCGCSSSGSTPQGSNSIWPSQNQTGGPAWPAQPTQPPSCWPGQPNTPCWPGPQPSQPAQASAQNWPGPQPQPPQPAPSHPCQPCWPGPQPPQFQPQPPQPQPQPQPQPAPQPFQPTASAPASSQVPSQPSAPRWPVTQGLIPGVNPGSGWPFSPGQSGWPGQNPGGFTPAPQWTPTPAGRLSVPYNLNLQRGIYDKMMITIMGRVKPNAKQFTVNFVRGNDIAFHLNPRFNDGGKQAVVRNTMVGERWGKEERHTQGGFPFMAGQSFEMKILVTFEEFKVAVNGAQLFEFKHRVRELNQIDRINILQDVILTYVNVDTIP; the protein is encoded by the exons atGCGTGTACCCTTCTTGTCCCACCAGCTCTCTGATGCTCTGTGTGGCTGTTCGTCCTCTGGTTCTACCCCCCAGGGCAGCAACAGCAtctggcccagccagaaccaaACAGGGGGTCCTGCCTGGCCGGCACAGCCCACCCAGCCCCCATCTTGCTGGCCTGGGCAACCCAACACCCCCTGCTGGCCTGGGCCACAACCATCCCAACCAGCTCAAGCTTCAGCCCAAAACTGGCCTGGTCCCCAACCACAACCACCCCAAccagccccatcccatccctgccAGCCATGCTGGCCTGGACCCCAGCCTCCCCAATTCCAGCCCCAGCCTCCCCAACCCCAGCCGCAGCCCCAACCTCAGCCTGCACCCCAGCCTTTTCAACCTACAGCTTCAGCCCCGGCTTCTTCCCAAGTCCCCAGCCAACCTAGTGCCCCAAGGTGGCCGGTTACCCAAGGCCTTATCCCAGGTGTTAACCCAGGGTCTGGATGGCCTTTCAGCCCTGGTCAGTCTGGTTGGCCTGGTCAGAATCCAGGTGGCTTTACACCTGCTCCACAGTGGACTCCAACGCCAGCTGGACGTCTG AGCGTGCCCTACAACCTGAACCTACAAAGAGGCATCTACGACAAGATGATGATCACCATCATGGGCCGGGTCAAACCAAATGCTAAGCA GTTCACAGTGAACTTTGTGCGAGGTAATGACATTGCCTTCCACCTCAACCCTCGGTTCAACGACGGGGGCAAGCAGGCAGTGGTGAGGAACACTATGGTGGGAGAGCGctgggggaaggaggagaggcacACACAGGGAGGATTCCCCTTCATGGCTGGACAGTCCTTCGAG ATGAAGATTCTGGTTACGTTTGAGGAGTTCAAGGTGGCTGTGAACGGAGCTCAGCTGTTTGAGTTCAAACACCGCGTCAGAGAACTCAACCAGATCGATCGCATCAACATCCTCCAGGATGTCATCCTCACCTACGTCAACGTAGACACAATACCATGA